One stretch of Echeneis naucrates chromosome 11, fEcheNa1.1, whole genome shotgun sequence DNA includes these proteins:
- the LOC115051392 gene encoding uncharacterized protein LOC115051392, producing MMMSLTLLLATLGLLVQGSSGEITLTQSPGAKSVSPGQTVSISCKASSSVSNEIDWYLQKPGESPKLLIYWATNRQSGVPERFSGSYSNTDFTLTISGVQTEDAGVYYCQQDYSRPFTQCLSNCVLPDLGPGVKEFTDWCSSSFMSINVSKAKEMLIAFHKHLSVSPPLVIEDETIELMTLISVLIWTLLCCCFTESRGQVTVTQPGALSSAVGGSARITCRTSQNVYVDSSNNHRLAWYQQRDGEKPKLLIYDASTRASGIPERFTGSGSNSDFTLTISGVQTEDAAVYYCQSYHYINSQNL from the exons atgatgatgtcactgactctaCTGCTGGCCACCCTGGGGCTCCTTGTTCAGG gttcatcaGGAGAAATCACCCTGACTCAGTCTCCTGGAGCTAAGTCTGTTAGTCCAGGTCAGACCGTCTCTATCAGCTGTAAAGCCAGTTCAAGTGTGAGCAATGAGATAGACTGGTACCTTCAGAAACCTGGAGAATCTCCCAAACTCCTGATTTATTGGGCTACAAACCGTCAGTCTGGAGTTCCAGAGCGTTTTAGTGGCagttattcaaacacagacttcactctgaccatcagtggagttcagactgaagatgcaggagtttattactgtcagcaGGATTACAGCCGCccgttcacaca ATGCCTCAGTAATTGTGTCCTTCCTGACCTTGGCCCTGGAGTGAAGGAATTCACAGACTGGTGTTCCTCATCCTTTATGTCCATCAACGTGTCAAAGGCTAAAGAAATGCTGATAGCCTTTCATAAACATCTGTCAGTCTCCCCTCCTCTTGTCATTGAGGATGAAACCATCGAGCTG atgactctgatctccgtcctcatctggactctcctctgctgctgcttcacag agtccagaggacaggtcacagtgactcagcctggagcactgagctctgctgtgggaggctccgccaggatcacctgtaggaccagtcagaatgtttatgttgacagcagcaacaaccaccgtttagcctggtaccaacagagagatggagaaaaacctaaactccttatttatgATGCTTCCACTCGagcatcagggattccagaacgttttacaggaagtggatcaaactctgacttcactctgaccatcagtggagtccagactgaagatgcagcagtttattactgtcagagttatcactacatcaacagtcagaatctg